From a single Rhizobium lusitanum genomic region:
- the dmeF gene encoding CDF family Co(II)/Ni(II) efflux transporter DmeF has protein sequence MSGSSDALTHSHVFLGADHRRNERRVWLVIALTTVMMVVEIAAGTLYGSMALTADGWHMSTHASAMLISALAYLYARRHAHNARFTFGTGKLGDLAGFASAIILAMIAVLMGWESLVRLMNPVAINFHEAIAIASVGLLVNILSAWLLHDDHDHHGHSHGHDHHHSDDHGHDHHQGGKDNNLRSAYVHVIADAMTSVLAIVALVLGSHFGWTFLDPLMGIVGGLVILQWSLSLLRSSGSILLDFIPSGEELPDEIREVIETDGDRITDLHVWQVGPGHHAAIVAVATPEPRDPAFYKARLAELHELSHVTVEVTVEKAA, from the coding sequence ATGAGTGGTTCTTCGGATGCATTGACGCATAGCCATGTGTTTCTGGGCGCCGATCACCGGCGCAACGAGCGCCGCGTCTGGCTGGTCATCGCCCTGACCACGGTGATGATGGTGGTCGAGATCGCCGCCGGCACGCTCTATGGCTCGATGGCGCTGACCGCCGATGGCTGGCACATGTCGACACATGCCAGCGCCATGCTGATTTCGGCGCTGGCCTACCTCTACGCTCGCCGTCATGCGCACAATGCGCGCTTTACCTTCGGCACCGGGAAACTTGGCGATCTCGCCGGTTTCGCCAGCGCCATCATCCTTGCCATGATCGCGGTGTTGATGGGCTGGGAAAGCCTGGTGCGATTGATGAACCCGGTCGCGATCAATTTTCACGAGGCGATCGCCATTGCGTCAGTCGGCCTCCTCGTCAACATCCTCAGCGCGTGGCTGCTGCACGATGATCATGACCATCACGGCCACAGCCATGGCCATGATCACCATCATAGTGATGACCACGGGCACGATCATCACCAGGGCGGCAAGGACAACAACCTGCGCTCGGCCTATGTCCATGTCATCGCCGACGCCATGACATCGGTTCTGGCGATCGTCGCCCTCGTGCTTGGCAGTCATTTCGGCTGGACTTTTCTCGATCCGCTGATGGGCATCGTCGGCGGCCTGGTGATCCTGCAATGGTCCCTGAGCCTGTTGCGTTCCTCCGGTTCGATCCTGCTCGACTTCATCCCGTCTGGCGAAGAACTGCCGGACGAAATCCGGGAGGTCATCGAAACTGACGGCGACCGCATCACGGACCTGCATGTCTGGCAGGTCGGCCCCGGCCATCACGCGGCGATCGTTGCCGTGGCAACGCCGGAGCCGCGCGATCCAGCCTTCTACAAGGCCCGGCTGGCGGAACTGCATGAATTGTCGCATGTCACCGTTGAAGTCACGGTCGAAAAAGCGGCATAA